The Salvelinus namaycush isolate Seneca chromosome 28, SaNama_1.0, whole genome shotgun sequence genome contains a region encoding:
- the ythdf2 gene encoding YTH domain-containing family protein 2, translating to MSASSLLEQRPKGQGNKVQNGAVTLKDTLNDEFEPYLNTQARQSNAYTAMSDSYMPSYYSPSIGFSYSLNEATWSTGGDPPMPYLASYGQLSNGEHHFLPDAMFSQPGPLGSNPFLGQHGFNFFPSGIDFSAWGNNSSQGQSTQSSGYSSSYAYAPSSLGGAMIDGQSPFTQNEPLNKAPGMNSLDSLAGLKIGGGAGEMGAPKVVGSGLPGGPLGHSQVSGGAPSMPLPPIAPAKPASWADIAGKPAKPQPKLKTKGGIAGTNLPPPPIKHNMDIGTWDNKGNLPKASTPQHAPIPSNGQPPNQASPQPGTMAGGTPQLQLSNGQLVAPLAQLGQHQFPPNGQQGMGGQLQVSQGPPPTTQPTRWVPPRNRANGFGDGGVGQSPPNSGVGGVPVPSEPHPVLEKLRLVNNYNPKDFDWNPKQGRVFIIKSYSEDDIHRSIKYNIWCSTEHGNKRLDAAYRSLGAKGPLYLLFSVNGSGHFCGVAEMRSPVDYNTCAGVWSQDKWKGRFDVRWIFVKDVPNSQLRHIRLENNENKPVTNSRDTQEVPLDKARQVLKIIAGYKHTTSIFDDFSHYEKRQEEEECVKKVEVQGSEPYPSNPNPSRSHYRLQERQGRVK from the exons ATGTCAGCCAGCAGCCTTCTTGAACAG AGACCGAAAGGCCAAGGAAACAAAG TGCAAAACGGAGCTGTGACCCTAAAGGATACTTTGAATGATGAGTTTGAGCCTTACCTGAACACTCAGGCCAGACAG AGCAATGCGTATACGGCCATGTCAGACTCCTACATGCCAAGTTACTACAGCCCTTCCATAGGATTCTCGTACTCCCTGAATGAGGCAACATGGTCCACTGGCGGCGACCCCCCCATGCCTTACCTGGCCTCGTATGGACAGCTGAGCAACGGGGAGCACCACTTCCTGCCCGACGCCATGTTCAGCCAACCCGGCCCGCTGGGCAGTAATCCCTTCCTGGGCCAGCACGGCTTTAACTTCTTCCCCAGTGGCATCGACTTCTCGGCCTGGGGCAACAACAGCTCTCAGGGACAGTCCACGCAGAGCTCTGGCTACAGCAGCAGCTACGCCTACGCGCCCAGCTCGCTAGGGGGCGCCATGATTGACGGACAGTCCCCCTTCACCCAGAACGAGCCCCTCAACAAAGCCCCCGGCATGAACAGCTTGGACAGCTTGGCGGGGCTTAAGATTGGAGGTGGTGCTGGGGAGATGGGGGCGCCCAAGGTCGTGGGCTCCGGCCTCCCCGGGGGACCCCTGGGCCACAGCCAGGTGTCTGGTGGAGCTCCCAGCATGCCACTGCCCCCCATTGCCCCTGCCAAACCCGCATCCTGGGCAGACATTGCTGGCAAGCCTGCCAAGCCTCAGCCCAAGCTGAAAACCAAGGGGGGCATAGCGGGTACCAACCTGCCCCCTCCGCCCATCAAACACAACATGGACATCGGCACTTGGGACAACAAGGGGAACCTGCCTAAAGCGTCCACCCCACAGCATGCGCCTATCCCCAGCAATGGGCAGCCGCCCAACCAGGCCTCCCCTCAGCCTGGCACCATGGCCGGAGGGACCCCACAACTACAGCTCAGCAACGGACAGTTGGTGGCCCCTTTGGCCCAGCTTGGGCAGCACCAGTTCCCCCCGAACGGGCAGCAGGGCATGGGGGGGCAGCTGCAGGTCTCCCAGGGCCCCCCACCCACCACTCAGCCCACTCGCTGGGTCCCTCCACGGAACCGCGCTAACGGCTTTGGGGATGGCGGGGTGGGGCAGTCTCCCCCCAACTCTGGCGTGGGCGGGGTGCCGGTACCTTCAGAGCCCCACCCGGTGCTGGAGAAGCTGCGCCTGGTCAACAACTACAACCCCAAGGACTTTGACTGGAACCCCAAGCAGGGGCGTGTGTTCATCATCAAGAGCTACTCTGAAGACGACATCCACCGCTCCATCAAGTACAACATCTGGTGTAGCACAGAGCACGGCAACAAGCGGCTGGACGCCGCCTATCGCTCGCTGGGTGCTAAGGGCCCCCTCTACCTGCTCTTCAGCGTCAACGGCAGTGGCCACTTCTGCGGCGTGGCGGAGATGCGCTCGCCCGTGGACTACAACACCTGCGCCGGTGTGTGGTCGCAGGACAAGTGGAAGGGGCGCTTTGACGTGCGCTGGATCTTTGTTAAGGACGTTCCCAACAGCCAGCTACGGCACATCCGCCTGGAGAACAATGAGAACAAGCCAGTGACCAACTCGCGGGACACGCAGGAGGTGCCCCTGGACAAGGCACGGCAGGTGCTGAAGATCATCGCCGGCTACAAGCACACCACCTCCATCTTCGACGACTTCTCCCACTACGAGAAGcgccaggaggaggaggagtgtgtgAAAAAG GTGGAGGTCCAGGGAAGCGAGCCGTACCCCAGCAACCCAAACCCCAGCAGGAGTCATTACAGACTTCAG GAGCGCCAAGGACGTGTCAAGTAA